A single genomic interval of candidate division TA06 bacterium harbors:
- a CDS encoding DUF4160 domain-containing protein, with protein MVSLAVNHGLNQRKLKDIQNIVEKHRDEITKAWQKHFIER; from the coding sequence ATCGTCTCGCTGGCCGTAAATCATGGATTAAACCAAAGAAAGCTGAAGGATATTCAGAATATCGTGGAGAAACACAGAGATGAGATCACTAAAGCCTGGCAAAAACATTTTATTGAGCGTTGA
- a CDS encoding DUF2442 domain-containing protein, which translates to MRSLKPGKNILLSVENITPFGIWLFVKEKEYFLSFQQYPYFKDQTLNSIQNVQLLHGYHLYWPDLDVDLEIDNLENPGKYKLRSKLHTQISKKQPHPKFPVRDIRKSHALRPA; encoded by the coding sequence ATGAGATCACTAAAGCCTGGCAAAAACATTTTATTGAGCGTTGAAAATATCACGCCTTTCGGCATTTGGCTCTTTGTAAAAGAAAAAGAATACTTTCTGAGTTTTCAACAGTATCCTTATTTCAAAGACCAAACATTGAATTCCATACAAAATGTTCAGTTGCTGCATGGTTATCATTTATATTGGCCAGACCTGGATGTTGACTTGGAAATTGATAATCTCGAAAACCCGGGGAAATACAAACTTCGATCCAAACTCCATACACAGATATCAAAAAAGCAACCGCATCCTAAGTTTCCGGTGCGTGATATTCGCAAAAGCCATGCCCTGAGACCAGCCTGA